The following are encoded in a window of Desulfobacterales bacterium genomic DNA:
- a CDS encoding lytic murein transglycosylase — MSMTHCRYVLFLLFIMAPIVFLSGPVRAQDDFQTWLSALRQEALARGISRPILDQALAGLKPIPRVLELDRRQPEFTKSLWQYLDLTVSDKRIQRGRDLLKRHARLLGEIERAYGVQPRFLVAFWGLETNFGDHLGGFPVVGSLATLAHDPRRSDFFRNELFMALRILDQGDIRVKAMRGSWAGAMGQLQFMPSTFVRFAVDHDGDGRKDIWTSLPDIFSSAANFLASSGWQKNKTWGQEVRLPDNFDLALADLKIKKTRQQWQELGVSGMDGRDLAPADDIASLMLPAGVSGPAFLVFRNYRVILNWNRSHLYAIAVGHLADRLAGYGPLISQRPLNDKPLHRTDIMKIQQLLAEQGFDPGSVDGIAGGRTRMAIKAFQRANQLPMDGYPSADLLDRLAASR, encoded by the coding sequence ATGTCCATGACCCATTGCCGATATGTTTTGTTTCTGCTCTTTATCATGGCTCCGATCGTTTTTTTATCCGGCCCGGTCCGGGCCCAGGATGACTTCCAGACCTGGCTGAGCGCACTGCGCCAAGAGGCCCTGGCAAGGGGGATCTCCAGGCCCATCCTTGATCAGGCCCTGGCCGGACTGAAACCCATCCCCCGGGTCCTGGAACTCGACCGCCGGCAGCCGGAGTTTACCAAGAGCCTGTGGCAGTACCTTGACCTCACCGTTTCCGACAAAAGGATCCAGCGGGGCCGCGACCTGCTCAAACGCCATGCCCGGCTGCTCGGCGAGATTGAGCGCGCCTACGGGGTCCAGCCCCGTTTCCTGGTGGCCTTCTGGGGCCTGGAAACCAATTTCGGCGATCATCTGGGCGGCTTTCCGGTGGTCGGTTCCCTGGCCACCCTGGCCCATGATCCCCGGCGGAGCGATTTTTTCCGCAACGAGCTGTTCATGGCCCTGCGGATTCTTGATCAGGGCGATATCAGGGTCAAGGCGATGCGAGGTTCATGGGCCGGGGCCATGGGCCAGCTGCAGTTCATGCCCTCCACCTTTGTCCGCTTTGCCGTGGACCATGACGGCGACGGCCGCAAGGACATCTGGACATCCCTGCCCGATATCTTCAGCTCGGCAGCCAACTTTCTGGCCAGTTCCGGCTGGCAGAAAAACAAGACCTGGGGCCAGGAGGTCCGGCTGCCGGATAACTTCGATCTTGCCCTGGCTGACCTGAAAATTAAAAAAACCCGCCAACAATGGCAAGAGCTGGGGGTCAGCGGAATGGACGGCCGGGACCTTGCCCCGGCCGACGACATTGCCTCGCTCATGCTGCCGGCCGGAGTATCCGGCCCGGCCTTTCTGGTGTTCCGGAATTACCGGGTGATCCTCAACTGGAACCGCTCACACCTCTATGCCATTGCCGTGGGTCATCTTGCCGACCGGCTCGCCGGATACGGCCCGCTGATCAGCCAACGCCCCTTGAACGACAAACCGCTCCATCGAACCGATATCATGAAAATCCAGCAGTTGCTTGCGGAACAGGGATTTGACCCGGGTTCGGTGGACGGCATTGCCGGTGGACGGACCCGGATGGCGATCAAGGCATTCCAGCGCGCCAACCAGTTGCCAATGGATGGCTATCCCTCGGCCGATCTGCTCGATCGGCTTGCTGCCTCCCGATAA
- the glgX gene encoding glycogen debranching protein GlgX: MKRKFHTATGAPLPFGATFTPAGLNFALFSRHAQAVSLVIFSGPHGGRRTEIPLDPKRNKTGDVWHILLCGIEDELYYAYRVHGPHDPHGQGHAFDRKALLLDPYARVLTGGEQWGRPLDNGSGRIAGFTRYCLAGRDQFDWQGDRPLNIPLKDSIIYELHVRGFTRDPSSGVSHPGTFAGIVDKIPYLRQLGITAVELMPITDFNELENIRVNPVTGEKLTNFWGYSPISFFAPKAAYAADNAPGNQVREFKKMVRALHRAGIEVILDVVFNHTAEGGADGPMISFRGLDNSIYYLLDSKTREYLNFSGCGNTLNCNHPLVRQLIIDCLHYWVVEMHVDGFRFDLASILGRDQSGRVLSNPPMVEIIAEDPILAHTKIIAEAWDAAGLYQVGSFSTSARWAEWNGHFRDDVRAFLCDRDNTVAALATRISGSADLYQRNARRPCNSINFVTSHDGFTLYDLVSYNRKHNQENGEDNRDGFDHNLSWNSGSEGQSDDPGIKTLRARRVRTLALILFISQGVPMLVAGDEFGRTQQGNNNAYCQDNPVSWLDWTLVEKNKDLLRFFRMLIALRKKHPLFRRDTFFPAAGKSSSDPIRWQAERPDVQDWSPAARALAFYLSGATRGQGTDDDFFVMLNGSRHAPRSFIPHPPRHKRTWRRIIDTAAAPPADILLEETGEIVAPDSRITVAPMAAVVLIGSRR; encoded by the coding sequence ATGAAAAGAAAATTTCACACCGCAACGGGCGCCCCCCTGCCCTTTGGCGCGACCTTTACCCCGGCCGGGCTGAATTTCGCCCTGTTCTCCCGCCATGCCCAGGCAGTCTCGCTGGTCATCTTTTCCGGGCCCCACGGCGGCCGCCGGACCGAAATACCCCTTGATCCCAAGCGTAACAAGACCGGTGACGTCTGGCACATCCTGTTATGCGGAATAGAGGATGAACTGTACTATGCCTACCGGGTCCATGGGCCGCATGATCCCCATGGACAGGGGCATGCCTTTGACCGAAAGGCGCTGCTCCTCGATCCCTATGCCCGGGTGCTCACCGGCGGCGAGCAGTGGGGCCGGCCGCTGGATAACGGCAGCGGCCGGATTGCCGGTTTTACCCGGTACTGCCTGGCCGGCCGGGACCAGTTCGACTGGCAGGGGGACCGGCCCCTGAACATCCCGCTCAAGGACTCGATCATCTACGAACTGCATGTCCGGGGGTTCACCCGGGACCCCAGCTCCGGGGTTTCCCATCCCGGCACCTTTGCCGGGATCGTGGACAAAATCCCCTATCTCAGACAATTGGGAATAACCGCGGTCGAATTGATGCCGATCACGGACTTCAATGAACTGGAAAACATCCGGGTCAACCCGGTCACCGGCGAGAAGCTCACCAACTTCTGGGGCTACAGCCCGATCTCTTTTTTTGCTCCCAAGGCCGCCTATGCCGCTGACAACGCCCCGGGCAACCAGGTCCGGGAGTTCAAGAAGATGGTCAGGGCCCTGCACCGGGCCGGGATCGAGGTGATCCTTGACGTGGTCTTCAACCATACCGCTGAGGGCGGGGCGGACGGGCCGATGATCAGCTTCCGGGGCCTGGATAATTCGATCTACTATCTCCTGGACTCCAAGACCCGGGAATATCTGAATTTTTCCGGCTGCGGCAACACCTTGAACTGCAACCACCCCCTGGTCCGGCAGTTGATCATCGACTGCCTCCATTACTGGGTGGTGGAGATGCATGTGGACGGCTTCCGCTTCGACCTGGCCTCGATCCTCGGCCGGGACCAGTCCGGCCGGGTGCTCTCCAACCCGCCCATGGTGGAGATCATTGCCGAGGACCCGATACTGGCCCATACCAAGATCATTGCCGAGGCCTGGGACGCGGCCGGGCTCTACCAGGTGGGCAGTTTTTCCACCAGCGCCCGCTGGGCCGAGTGGAACGGCCATTTCCGCGACGATGTGCGGGCCTTTCTCTGCGACCGGGACAACACGGTGGCCGCGCTGGCCACCCGAATCTCCGGCAGCGCCGACCTGTACCAGCGCAACGCCCGCCGGCCCTGTAACAGCATCAACTTCGTCACCAGCCACGACGGGTTCACCCTCTACGATCTGGTCAGCTACAACCGGAAGCATAACCAGGAAAACGGGGAGGACAACCGGGACGGCTTTGACCATAACCTGAGTTGGAACAGCGGCAGCGAGGGCCAAAGCGACGACCCTGGGATAAAAACCCTCCGCGCCCGCCGGGTCCGCACCCTGGCCTTGATTCTCTTTATCTCCCAAGGGGTGCCGATGCTGGTGGCCGGCGATGAATTCGGCCGGACCCAGCAAGGTAACAACAACGCCTATTGCCAGGACAACCCCGTCAGCTGGCTGGACTGGACCCTGGTTGAAAAAAACAAGGATCTGCTCCGCTTCTTCCGGATGCTCATCGCCTTGCGCAAAAAACATCCCCTGTTCCGCAGGGATACCTTTTTCCCGGCCGCGGGCAAGAGTTCATCCGATCCGATCCGCTGGCAGGCGGAGCGGCCCGATGTCCAGGACTGGTCGCCCGCGGCCCGGGCCCTGGCCTTTTACCTCTCCGGCGCAACCAGGGGCCAGGGGACGGACGACGATTTTTTCGTGATGCTCAACGGCAGTCGCCATGCCCCGCGGTCATTTATTCCCCATCCACCGCGACACAAGCGGACCTGGCGCCGGATCATCGATACCGCGGCAGCCCCGCCCGCAGATATCCTCCTGGAAGAGACCGGGGAGATCGTGGCCCCGGAC